TTActtttatatgtgtatatacattttttgtAAGTATAGGTAACGTCTTTATGAAAGATGTCTTTTGCTCTTTTTTCGATAAAATGATACGTGATTGTTCTCTACATAGTTATTTTATCACAATTGCTCTTTTCTCTCAGAGCGCTGTGATCTGTGCCTATTCAGCACGGAATCAATACGTACACGCGAGCGCGGGTGAGTTTCCAGTTAAATGGAACATGGCGCATTACGCTTTTCGTTTGTATTGTCATTCATTTGTACTTGCAAAAACAATGGGCATCCTTTAAGAGACATCTTTTTAAATGCTCGAGTTTGGTATTGAACATGGGAattttttttgtaattatataaagatggatgaaaataaaaagaattagtAGATTGCTTCGTCAAATCGAattaagaataatttattttagtattgtacattatattattataatagtaACTTTACAAACAATAACTGTCTTAGATACGATAACGCTTCTCAATGCGTATCTTcttataaatgttataaaatcCAGTTTGATGAAGATAAATGATTATAATAAGTGTTTCATGATCGCACGTTAAATTTTGGTCTTCCTTCGCGATAAAAAAGTATAGAGAGAAagtgtatggaaatgtaataatttataacttgCAGTGCTTTGATTCTCTTAAATGAATtggaaaataatattaaaaatgtagtATGTTTTCTTGAATCTTATTTATCTTCCGTTTTTACAATATCCTCAACTTCTTTCTAATTCATTTCAACAGCTGCACTGCACAACTCGTTCCAATTGCTTCATTTTTTTCTTAAGCTAATACCTATTTTAGATCTTAAGATCTAGTATATTTGCCCCAGATGTGAAGCATGAAGACAGATGCAATGAAGAGAAGAGACATAACAAGCACAGGCACTGGTCCTCTGTAAATAGATATTTAGATTATTAGCATTTAACTCAAATATATTAGTTCATGAAACTATTTCAACACCTCTAGAaacattttatgtatatattataaacaatattttgaaatttcattagcactagAGCAAAACATGACTATTGTCAATAAATGTAAcattgataaaatttgaaatggatctgGGCATATATAGTACTTACAAGATATTTCTTAGAAACATATACTTTGCAAAGTTTATTACAGTATTTCAACAGTCAATAATATCCTATATTAATAAACTAAAATATTTAGCAAGACCATTTGTAATACTAATTGTGTGTTTAGGGTTACTATTCAtgctttatattaatttttcactaaccatatgtttgtaataaatgccttgtatattatatatattataataaatgtcttgaatatatttataaaaaaattctgCAGTTGGTATCCAAATATTTTCATGGGCAACTATACATATTTGAATTCTATATCTCTATATTTTTTCTCAAGACTTTACGTTTACTTACACTTTGATGCCAGGAGAGTCATCGGTATAAAACCTCCACATGCCATCAGAACCAGCTCCTGTGTTTCTACTCCTGGTTGAAGTAGTTGCATTTTTCCTTTGCCTAACTGTACCACCACCACCTGTTCTAGGTACTATAGCTTTGCTTGGCGATCGGCCCGGGGGTCCAACTAAAGTAGCACTAGCTGCAGCAGGCTTAAAATGATAAACAAAATATAACCATAAATTTCTACACAAAAAACTGtctttatttcctatttaaaATTCTTACGAAAATACTTACCATTGTTTGTTATGTTTCCTTGACGCTTGTTCGTCAGTAAGTGCCAAATAAGCAaaagtttattttataatttaaaattttatttaaactcACAATGAATTAATATGTGGATTCGCTTCACTTTTTTAATATACGTTTCGTTATCTTATTGTGAACAACATTAAGAGAATATTGGAATAAAGTCACTTGGTCTATCGTGCAAAGCCAACCTTCCACCAATTAGTTTTAAACGTTTACTGCTAGCATAAAGCACAGTATAAAACGACGTGTCACATGCATACCATCCACGTAGTGAGCTCCAGACACGTCATCATATGCCGTTAAATTCATAGTGATGCGTGAGCGTTGATCTTTTGCCGCGTTTTCATGTGAAGAATCGTAACCAAACATTTTATCAAACTATATATAATTACAGTCTGTGAATAATATCCAATTATCTTTAAAAAAATGAGCAGTtgcataaataattattttcaaattaaattagcAAGTTTTGTAGAACTTATTAGatcataaaataaatagaacaCAGTACGGCaaatttaattgtaaaatatgGCTTGATATTAAAAGTTATCTGCTttatcaaatttaaaataagataaaaattaaacaaagatataaaaaagatattttgatatataacataataaaagtaaaaaattttgaaatatcacGAAGCGCTAATGAATTAAGTATTtgtaattttatcaaatttcaaatttcatcgattttgttaaataaaaaaagactataatgttacatacttaTGACAGTATAGggcatttatttgttatttacagAATATACGATCATTAGTTTGTGTTTCACACTTttctatattaattatatttttggtaataaataacatataactttTATATAAGTATAAATCGCGCGAATTAATGCATGTAATTTGTCATACTGTGATTCTATACAAAAGATCTTAAGTATTACGTGCATGCATAATGGTCGCACGCATAATAATTTATGTTCTACAATTTTATCCTTTAATCTTTCCCGTGTTTTAGCAGACTAGTTATAAAATTATGACAACATATTACATTATCTCTTACAAAGTTGTTCACACCATGATTGTGTGATAGAATCTTGGGatataaaagaaaatcgtaCATATCGTTACAGGAACTTTCTCCTTTTTGTTTCACTTATTGTACATTTTTAGCCAATGTAAGGTAAAAAACACGAAACTGTGTTGCCGTTGTTTACATGTAAATCTTTACACAAATGCATTCATTATTGATAAAAGtaaaaagtttataaaataCAAAGATTAATACTTCTAGTGGTCTCAAAGTGTACAGTCTCAATGATTCTTCTCTTTGCGccaataacagaaaatattctGTAAATGCTTATAAATGCAGTGGTTGCATGTAATATACAATACTTATTTGTGTAAATTAGATATACCTTTTTAATGGTATCAAAACAATGAATATTGTATGATTGTTCAGTCACTGTAGAGTATTTTAAATGcataaattcgaaatatttcataCGAATCTTACAGTAATATATTGATATACTAGCAATACAAAATTTTGTAAAGGTATGTTGCATATCTAAGCTACTGTAACTTCATTATGCTTTGGCATTctgttatatattttacaatatagaaatacttaaaaaattaaaatgacTTTCTCatccatataattatttcttttgttaaaAAACCAATCAGGAAATACGCTTCACTTTCTTGTCAAATAAAACTTCTTTttgtatgtaaatatatacatagTGTTAAGAAATATTCATATGGACCCAGCGCAGCAGTTACTGTTTGGCACAAGGAATATTGTTGCAAATTTTGATATACaataaacattatatagtacGATTTTTACGCAGGCGCATCTAAATCACGCTTTTTAAGCATAATTTTACATGAATGATAGCATCATTAGCCATTATCAGAAAAACATTCCCATACAATCACATTTTTTTCAACAACAATAACGAACCATAACAGGacctttatacatatatatctattGTTCTAATGCTCTATTTTTATTGCAATTAGAAACTGATATTATGCCTGCAATGTAACCATAACAATCAGTGAGTGTGCATCAATTAACATTATGCCCCTATTATAATTGGAAtcgtaaataattattacaaatatgttttaaaaatagaaattaaaatacaaaGTATTTAATCATTTTGTGAAAACTAATTCAAAGATATCTTACTACTGGTCATAATCTAATACAATATTTGGCAGACATATAGCTCCAATAAATTGACTTTGTTATTGTATAGAGCGAAATAAATATTCTTCTTAGACCAAATAGATCTCTTATTTGGTATTTAAGTACTTGTCACTCCCTTACGGGCTACTAATAGATTTAATACTGGATGCTTTCTGATATATGATACTGCTTTTTTATGAGTTACCATTGTAAAATCATACCCATTGCACTGTAAAATTTTATCATGCATACGAAGACCGCTCTTTGCTGCTGGTGACCCTTCATGTACTTCAGTTACATATATACcctaaaatattgtaaaatatcaGTTAATAACATCTGATAATATGGGATGCATTTATAATATCCTATATCATATTAATCTCCATTACATTATCTGTATAACCCTGAGGACTTTTTCTGAAATCTTGATCAATTCCACCTCCAATTTTAAAGCCACATTTCATCACTTCTTCCCCATTTTCATTAACATCCGTTtcttttaccaatataattggtatctaaaaataaaataaagtacatagtaaaatttgttcataatagaatattttgtttaatattacTACATTGATATCTTTTATTATGATTATTGCATCGTATCAATTTATATTGtatgaaaacaaaaaagaattaaaaagaatttaaaaataaaattatatattgtcaaaaataaaaaaaaattaaattaattatgaaGTTCAATGCCTAAAAAATACTTGACAATAATCGAACGAGTATCACTTGTATACTTACGCTTAAACATTCCATAGCAGTGCCAGCTTGATGCTGAAAAGCCATTTTCGCGCACATAATGATAAATCTTGTGTCTGATGAGATCAGATTGACAATTGCTTTTGATGATTCAACGTTACCACCAATTGCTCACGCACTATACACACCAATGTACCGATCACACAACTATTCAAAGATGTGTGTATGAAAATGTATTTAGAAAAACGTGTTATTGAGTAGCAGAAAATTTTGATTCACTCTGAACGCGAAATCAATCGGACAATGTCGTTAAGCTTGGTACACTTCAGCGTTGTTAAGATCAGTTAAGTTAAGACAATTTCGTTCTCACGTTGACAGCCATACGTACTGTTCAATATAGATAGGAAAATATCGTTCCAATAGAGTGTATCGTAGAAAATATCATTGACTAAGTATAAGATAGACTTGACATTCAATGCTTTTTCGTGTTACATGTTTCGAGTCACCTGACTCGCATATCATTTATGTGTCACATGCGATATTATCGATGTATCATGTATCCCACCACCGACGAGGTATAGAACAGATGTGACATTCAATGCTTTTTCGTGTTCCAAGTTTTAGGGGTTATAGACATCTCATGCCATTTTCATATCGCATGCAACGTTATCGATTCAGCATGGTAGTAGAGGTTTGAATTGAAActaaatttttctataaaattacgAATAATGTATAGAATAAGATATTTTGCCTGTGAAAAATTTTACGATTTAGAATTCTACACTTCTGCAAACATGTATTTAATTATTCCTGTGggtattttcttaattttctcgGATATGGTAAACAAGGCGTGGGATACAGGATAAAGGTTGCCGAATGCAAAGAAGTAGTGATATGGAGTAGGAAATATTGAATATAGGATGTTAGTATTGGATCGTGTATATTAGATATGGGGTAGAGAAGACTTGAAATTGGGAAATGAAATAAGGAATACGAAATGACAATGAAACTTGACGCGATAAATGTCTGTTCCTCTTTATTAACAAGCTGAGTTAGCATACCTTGTGAAACTTTGACACTTCGATAAGACATTCGattgttttattcttttttttatattctttattttattttcgcgTTAACCATAACGGACGACGATTAATTTTATCGGATTCGTCCACGGATAGTTATACGAGGATATGATACATAAGTTCTAAGGTTCACGGATCTCATGTATTATACAAATAATTCGCTGGTTCGCAGTAGCTGCGACGAGTTTCTATATCACACGCATCTCACCTATGCACGCGTTCATCGGACGCACACTCGAAAAAACAATTGCGCTATATTTTGTTTTCGCCCAAATTTTCTTCTAACTACGATCAcgcatttttttttttgactTTGAAAAAAATTTACTAGAAACCATATGGTCGCTGCCATCGTACGTTTTGCGCACGATTTAATCTTCATAAAATTCGCCATGTCCGTTTGTACAGACGAAATATGTATTTATGCACGTATAATAAATTACGTCGTTATCTCGTAAGAGGGCATACTCCGCATATTTGATGTctaaattatgaatttttctctaagggttttataatttaattagttAAGCATATGTTGCACGTCAGTAGTAAGGCGCGtcattaaaaaatgtaaaaaatttagAGAACATTGGAATAGCCCTTAATAAATACACACAGTAactcacaaaagtatttgaacacttatcatagaaaacttttatatatgtactgtatattttatttatctcaaattttaccaatataatcatgacagtTGAGTCTCATTAGAGATGCTAatgagatttcaaaatgtttcgtagaa
Above is a window of Bombus affinis isolate iyBomAffi1 chromosome 5, iyBomAffi1.2, whole genome shotgun sequence DNA encoding:
- the LOC126916327 gene encoding protein transport protein Sec61 subunit beta — protein: MPAAASATLVGPPGRSPSKAIVPRTGGGGTVRQRKNATTSTRSRNTGAGSDGMWRFYTDDSPGIKVGPVPVLVMSLLFIASVFMLHIWGKYTRS
- the LOC126916326 gene encoding tax1-binding protein 3 homolog; its protein translation is MCAKMAFQHQAGTAMECLSIPIILVKETDVNENGEEVMKCGFKIGGGIDQDFRKSPQGYTDNGIYVTEVHEGSPAAKSGLRMHDKILQCNGYDFTMVTHKKAVSYIRKHPVLNLLVARKGVTST